Proteins encoded by one window of Salicibibacter halophilus:
- the ahrC gene encoding transcriptional regulator AhrC/ArgR: MTKGQRHVKIREIINEQEVDTQEELVFQLQEAGFNVTQATVSRDIKELHLVKVLTPDGRYKYSLPADRRFNPEEKLKKHLFDSFVSIDFSDHLIVLKTLPGNAHAIGALIDHLNWDDIMGTICGDDTILIICKDAKQSPALTDRILEML; this comes from the coding sequence ATGACAAAGGGACAACGTCACGTGAAAATACGTGAGATCATAAATGAACAAGAAGTGGACACACAAGAAGAACTCGTTTTTCAATTACAGGAAGCAGGGTTTAATGTAACCCAGGCGACCGTCTCCAGAGATATCAAGGAATTGCATCTTGTAAAAGTATTGACACCGGACGGGCGTTACAAATACAGTCTGCCGGCAGACAGACGCTTTAATCCCGAGGAAAAACTGAAGAAGCATCTTTTCGACAGTTTTGTGAGCATTGATTTCTCGGATCATTTAATTGTGCTAAAAACATTACCCGGCAATGCACACGCGATTGGGGCATTGATTGATCACTTGAACTGGGATGATATTATGGGGACGATTTGCGGGGATGATACGATCCTTATCATTTGTAAAGATGCCAAACAGTCTCCTGCACTTACCGACCGGATATTAGAAATGCTTTAA
- the recN gene encoding DNA repair protein RecN, producing the protein MLEELTIRNFAIIEELTIPFASGLTVLTGETGAGKSIIIDALGLLAGGRGSVDFVRHESKKAEVEGLFIVPNDHLARERVTSAGIECEEGMIVLRREISRKGKSVCRVNGQLVTLTTLRSIGQTLVDIHGQHEHQELLQMDKHSGMVDGYAASTLASLKSDYEKHYETYLSIKNELQRLRNSDRENIQRLDLIQYQLEEINQAALSEPDEDEQLEQERYKLAHAEKLYELLQYAYTYLHDEGKGLEWIRESAGHLKEASDIDPALLQTSEQVDSSFYMIEEASYSIREHIDQLDFDPVRLEQIESRLAEIDQLKRKYGGSITEILTFVDEIAAEQDALVNLDEHIRQYEEELKEKAAALFSAANALTNGRKEAAKTLSEAIERELADLFMEKTRFSVSFQPPVQGEEVQSNGQVKTFTKEGQERLEFYMSPNAGEPEKALAKIASGGEISRIMLALKRILSNASQRTALIFDEVDTGVSGRVAQAIGEKIASIAAAETQVLCITHLPQVAALASTHMHIAKEEEQGRVQTTVTELGDTERVDELARMLSGTAVTTKTRENARELLDFATP; encoded by the coding sequence ATGCTTGAAGAACTGACGATTCGTAATTTTGCGATCATCGAAGAGCTGACCATACCGTTTGCATCAGGATTAACGGTGCTTACCGGGGAAACGGGAGCAGGAAAATCAATCATTATTGATGCCCTCGGGTTGCTGGCAGGCGGTCGCGGTTCTGTAGATTTTGTGCGCCATGAAAGTAAAAAAGCGGAAGTCGAAGGGTTGTTTATCGTGCCAAATGACCATTTGGCACGTGAGCGTGTGACTTCTGCAGGCATAGAATGTGAAGAAGGAATGATCGTTTTACGCAGGGAGATATCCAGAAAAGGGAAGAGCGTTTGCAGGGTCAATGGGCAACTCGTTACTTTAACGACGTTACGGTCGATTGGACAAACATTGGTGGATATTCACGGGCAGCATGAACATCAGGAATTATTACAAATGGACAAGCACAGTGGAATGGTCGATGGATATGCCGCTTCGACATTGGCTTCGCTAAAATCCGATTATGAAAAACATTATGAAACGTATTTGTCGATCAAAAATGAATTGCAACGCTTGAGGAACAGCGATCGTGAAAATATCCAACGGCTCGATCTCATCCAATATCAATTGGAGGAAATTAACCAAGCAGCATTATCAGAGCCCGATGAAGACGAGCAGTTGGAACAAGAGCGCTATAAGTTGGCTCACGCGGAGAAATTATATGAGCTTTTGCAATACGCCTACACGTATTTGCATGATGAGGGGAAAGGTTTAGAATGGATCCGCGAATCCGCAGGCCATCTGAAAGAGGCAAGTGACATTGATCCAGCCTTACTCCAAACGAGCGAGCAAGTGGATTCTAGTTTTTACATGATTGAAGAAGCGTCTTATTCGATTCGGGAACATATCGATCAACTCGACTTTGATCCTGTCCGGTTGGAACAAATCGAAAGCCGCTTGGCCGAAATCGACCAACTGAAACGAAAGTACGGGGGCTCCATTACAGAAATCTTGACATTTGTCGATGAAATCGCTGCAGAACAAGATGCGCTTGTAAACTTGGATGAACACATCCGCCAGTATGAAGAGGAGTTAAAAGAAAAGGCCGCAGCCCTTTTTTCTGCAGCCAATGCGCTGACAAACGGGAGAAAAGAAGCTGCGAAAACGCTTTCGGAAGCAATCGAACGCGAACTGGCCGATCTGTTTATGGAAAAAACTCGATTTTCCGTATCTTTTCAACCTCCGGTACAAGGCGAAGAAGTACAAAGCAACGGCCAGGTAAAAACCTTTACAAAAGAAGGGCAAGAACGGCTGGAGTTTTACATGTCGCCGAATGCCGGCGAACCGGAGAAAGCTTTGGCAAAAATCGCTTCAGGCGGCGAAATTTCCCGTATTATGCTCGCGCTTAAACGGATTTTGTCGAATGCGTCACAGCGGACTGCGCTGATCTTTGATGAAGTGGATACAGGGGTGAGCGGACGGGTCGCGCAAGCCATTGGCGAAAAAATTGCTTCGATCGCCGCCGCTGAAACCCAAGTCCTTTGCATCACCCATTTGCCGCAAGTTGCGGCCCTGGCATCCACCCATATGCATATAGCCAAAGAAGAAGAACAAGGGCGTGTGCAGACAACGGTTACCGAACTTGGGGATACGGAGCGTGTTGATGAGTTGGCGCGAATGCTTTCCGGAACCGCGGTAACGACAAAAACGCGTGAAAACGCGCGTGAACTTTTGGATTTTGCAACACCATGA
- the spoIVB gene encoding SpoIVB peptidase: MKSDKKRKILGAMLLVAVISLGFLQPVQSWIQLPDQLTMTAGEETSAIESFESKVPALFSVEEKNEDAIQVTAGSTPIKNITKNEEPRIEVTPGGQSVGVRLNAQGVMVVGFHALHTEQGQQSPAEAAGIQKGDIIVKINQHPVEDLMEVTSILRSPDNSNGIQVELIRNGEKIEKTVQPSITASEDSKQLGMYIRDSSAGVGTMTFFDPGTRQYGALGHVIADIDTKRPVTIHEGEITRSSVNSIERGKSGLPGEKQASIVNQQDVLGTITKNNTFGIYGQLNEGHDLENEGREPMPIGYAEEVEEGPAKILTVVENEEVEAFDIEIIRSSPQKHAATKGMVLKVTDDRLLEKTGGIVQGMSGSPIIQNDKIIGAVTHVFVNDATAGYGSHIEWMLDEAEIDTEDVERKAS; this comes from the coding sequence GTGAAATCCGACAAAAAACGAAAAATATTAGGCGCGATGTTACTCGTTGCTGTTATAAGCTTAGGTTTTTTGCAGCCGGTACAATCGTGGATACAACTTCCGGATCAACTGACGATGACGGCTGGTGAGGAGACTTCCGCCATAGAAAGTTTCGAATCGAAAGTGCCTGCGTTGTTTTCGGTAGAAGAAAAAAATGAAGATGCCATTCAGGTCACGGCGGGTTCTACACCGATCAAAAATATAACAAAAAACGAGGAGCCCAGAATTGAGGTCACCCCGGGAGGACAATCCGTCGGCGTACGACTGAACGCACAAGGCGTCATGGTTGTGGGTTTCCACGCGCTTCATACGGAACAAGGACAGCAATCGCCTGCGGAAGCGGCAGGAATCCAAAAAGGGGACATTATTGTTAAAATTAACCAGCATCCGGTTGAAGATCTGATGGAAGTTACGTCAATCTTAAGGTCTCCGGATAACTCGAACGGCATTCAAGTCGAACTTATTCGCAATGGAGAAAAAATAGAAAAAACCGTGCAACCAAGCATCACGGCTTCCGAAGACTCCAAGCAGTTGGGGATGTACATCCGTGACTCGTCTGCGGGGGTTGGGACGATGACGTTTTTTGATCCGGGTACAAGGCAGTATGGCGCGCTGGGCCACGTGATTGCTGATATTGACACAAAGCGTCCGGTGACTATTCACGAAGGTGAAATCACACGTTCATCCGTAAATTCGATCGAAAGAGGGAAAAGCGGACTGCCCGGGGAAAAACAAGCATCGATTGTGAACCAACAAGATGTGCTTGGAACAATTACGAAAAATAACACCTTCGGTATTTATGGGCAATTAAACGAAGGGCATGACTTGGAAAATGAAGGTCGAGAACCGATGCCCATCGGGTATGCGGAAGAAGTGGAAGAGGGACCGGCGAAGATTTTAACCGTAGTGGAAAACGAAGAAGTTGAAGCGTTTGATATTGAGATCATTCGGTCGAGTCCACAAAAACACGCGGCGACAAAAGGGATGGTCTTAAAGGTAACTGATGACCGTCTTCTTGAAAAGACCGGAGGTATTGTGCAGGGAATGAGCGGCAGTCCGATCATTCAAAACGATAAAATCATCGGTGCGGTTACCCATGTTTTTGTCAATGATGCTACCGCGGGATATGGTTCCCATATTGAATGGATGCTCGATGAAGCCGAAATTGATACAGAAGATGTAGAAAGAAAGGCAAGCTAA